One Acropora palmata chromosome 2, jaAcrPala1.3, whole genome shotgun sequence genomic window, tgCAAACGAGCGAGTGAGTGGTATGGTATTacaaacgagtgaataaaaacgatatcaggctcttaagaTGTAATAAtctttattacatattacaagcttaaaaaaaaatcaaacaaccaagctgaagtacaagaaagcgttgataaaactaaaaattcttcccgccaaagcaattcttcccaccaaatttgacgccaggcgtcagctaaaatataatgtGCAAcgcgattggtccaaccaaattattacaatctaaacccgtgaagtgatatgatatcatttcactccatgaaatgatatcacttcatgggtatcatttttattcacagcTTTATCACAccgatatccacacataatatgtaataaagaAACATATTGTTGaattaaaacatttgtacAGAATAATTTCCAACTACCTCAAGTTTTGAGTCTAGGGGTTTTGCTAGTAGGAATTTGCAAAATTCATaaacaataacattgtttCCACCAGCAGTTCAAATTAAATgtcattaaatttcatttcgtAAAACACCCATACAGTATCCTCTATCTACTGCCTTATCGTATACCCACATAGTGACCAGCTCCCTGTTGGCTTGAAAGCTGAACTGATAGAGCACTGCACctgcattgcagaggtcaagGTTCGAGTcccattcaggcctgaatttttcgcATCTTTCTTTCATAATATAATGAAGAATTGCAATATACTGAAAAAAAgccttttcatttcaaatcttgccactttgacagacatgAAAATAGCACTTTGACATAATCTattgtctatacaaaatgaagcgaactgattggttgctatgcttagcaaagaattgtgattggttcaaagaatCACCCAactgtcaaacttgaatcaaGCGTCGCTTGTCAGGGAAGagacaatcaaatttaatgatgacgtcatttatgcgtctgtcctccaaCAGATCATAAgtgggaaccaatcagaatgtgtGTATAACTGAgcttattgcccccgcagggatttcgcccagaggcgaaatcccgaggaggcaccctagtagctcgcgcgtatattaaggacagtacttacagttcaaatatgcagtcagtatactagaaaaaatctcgatttgctcgaacaggggccgcgaggaatcggtaggtaatgatgacgtttctattgtttgcgcccgcaagtacgaaatggttaggatgacgtaaatcgagaaaatcccaaagggagtttctgagagtttgtgtattgtgacatcacaataaacagataaatttggtttgtcagacacaaatcatcagtGGGGccgacagactcgatccaacagatcacaaatatctcaaggtcaagcgtgtcaaattcaacaaaaaaaacggattctgaaactatgaagccacaaccgcgtttaatgtgttacttatatcacaatttctttttttcgttatcaatcctgttaagtcaatctaagcaatctaagctttactttcccgtgtattaaacaccatttagttcaatgtcaacattcacatgcgttatttgatgctcacgtccacccaacagcaaACGTGACATAACCAACACTCAGTCaagctacgctaatcgaaagtcgtacgtaactttgaattgccgccacgcctttcaaatttgacgcataacagacattaacaagaaagaaagctttacaaaagtcgaaataattccatgatcagtattgcgatatttcatgcttcgtccgttggtcttcgttattcgctcgtttttattcGACTGTGATATTTTTCGACTGTGATCGCAGAGATAGATTCAgcggacgttattactccttctttaacaaatttacttcaataaaatgcttgaaacgttaatttttcaacggtcttatgcacagtatttatgttaaatacacatcccataaacaggttatcaaaagcgggggcagctctagtgaacactatttctagttattATAATGTAATATAGACTGACATCAGCTTTGTGATCTTTTTGcaatggtaatttgacccaTATCAACTTGGCTAATACTAGATTTTTGTGGCAACTCCATTTTGGGGCACTCACAGTTTTTGTGGTTTTGCCAAGTCACTActgaatcaaaacaaaggaagacAAAAACAGATCTCTTGTGACATATATAATATAGTAACTCATGAATATTACAAGAAAGTGATTCTTAATTgtgattgcttaaatcgcaagcACAACTGagatgatcacaccttcatttcatataGTAACTCAGTTGTGAGAACCTATTTGGGTGAATGTGTATTCAAGTAGATGAAATGCcataaaaaattttcaactcCTTTTTATGTGGTTCAAGCAAATTAGACTGGAAATCACATTCCTGCTTACATTTAGTGACTCAATCTTATTTGCAATTATGAAAAAGTGCTGATCAAACAGTCAAATGCATGCATTTTAAAGGGGGAACTGCAAAATCATgactgaagaaaaaagtaatGAAGTTCAAAGAAGCCCAAATAATCAGGCCATAGTTCAAATGTTGGATTAGTGATTCAGCAGTTAAATTAATAGTGATAGGGTTGCAACCAAAACCACATTGGTTATCCGGTGAAAAACGATTCATCTAACGGTTAATGATATTcaccctttgaacaataattaaattcatAACAATTACGTTCATTACTATAAAAAACACAAACCATATGAGGATGTGTTAACTTTCTCTGTTTACATGACTGGACTGCTAATCTATTTAATTGCCTTTGGCAGAGGATGTAGGATTGAGTTTTCAAAAATGATTCAAATGAAACGTTGACTTTCAGACACTCGTATGAGTAATgggcaataataaattattgtcagAATTACaagcaaagcaaaatattttcaaaggtCAAAGGATTTAatgagccgaaaccaattgtggaattgcacacattttaggcatcctagtgatgaacagttgcaacacagatatattttttagcaactactatcatttgcagtctgtccgctttgaatcgTGATTCCGTTCAGAGTAATACTTTGTGTAATCTTGTATTTTTACTGATGAAGAATTAGCCTAAAGTTCGTTCGATTAATTTGAGTTTCAGAGAATATGGCGAGTGTCCGCCAGAAAATGGAAACTACAGTGGTCAGAAATGGCAGGATATTCTGCCTTTATTCCTGGGTATGActccattttttaaaattcgtAGCTCttaaatgcaaaataattGCAAACGTCCAAAGGTAAACTCAATTCTAACTTGCAAGAAAGTAATTCTTACCAACTTCCGTATGAATGAAAGAAGAAATggcagaaaaatgaaatatgtcAAGCAATATTAATCTATCTCTATTAAATCGAGTTTACAGAAAAGAGCTAACGCTTTAACGTATAGTAATATTCTTGTGCTCACAGCTGCTTAGTTCCGCACAAAAAGCAAAGGCTTTTGTACTCACTGCTTCTTGGCCATTAATTAACGAACACCTCACAGACATGTTTTCCAAACGGTGGCTCGCAAAATTTAAAGTTCCCTTGGAATCCGTGAATGTGTTGCCAAATAGACTACGTATACTTTAACGTTAACTTCCTCCAAAACCAAAAGTAGTTAACACGAATTAAACTTGGAACAAGTTAAATGTGTTTTCACCTACCTTGCATCCAAGTCGTCGACGCATGAAGAAGCCATTAAAGAGCCAATTTACTGTTAATAAAAGACAACCGAAGGTCTCACAAACACAGTCGAAGATAGATATCCTTACCAACTGGTTAAATATGGCGTCCAACTCCTCGCTCGCACTCTACCCAATCAGAAAAAACCAACTACTCCATGTATACTTCCGGTTGAATAGGTGGTGCCAGTTTCCGTGCCGTCGCTTTCATAAAAGACTTGTTTCATTGATATCTATATatattctttcctttttttttataagtgcaagaagacaaaataaatgcattacATCAACTCTAAAATTTATTTGGATAAACTTTTCTTCCATCTTAGAGCTGTTCGAGCATTGAAGAATGGAGAAAAATGCTTGGGAACACttaaattgcaaagaaataaaaactattCTTAATGCCACACATGGTACACTTAGCAAGCCAAAGATTTCTTTCATGTAAAAATTACTTACACTACAATAGCCCTTGAACGGAGCAGCTGGAAGAAGAATAAGACAAAGGTGAGAATTttatgaaccaatcagaagaaAGATCAAATCTTCACATTCAAATCACGGGCCAATCAAAACGATCTGCTCAAGGCATTATCTATGCAGCCGAAAAAGAAGACCAACTGCTAGCTGAGGGAATGTTAACAAAAAACTCTATTCCAAAAAGGTTATTCACGAAAAAATCATCAACACCAATACAAGTTTACATCTCAGTGCATTGAATACCAAAATAAAGAACCACCTTGATTACAGAAGGTTTAAGGCAATCTTGCCTACACACCTATCGCTGTAAGGCCCCAATTGCAAACGATGAATGAACAATGCTTTTTTACCTGCCGTGTGTAAATACATGCAGGCGCGAGTCGATCCTTTGTGACGATTCTAGCCATTCTAAGACGGCGTCTATTCATTCGCTAGGAAATATTCAATGCCATCTCGAACACGTGCAATATGcgattaaaacaattatttaagACGAATTTATTAACGCggaccgaaaaaaaaaataaagagaaaagagaagaaagggtGATCGTAGCTTCTTTGTGCTTTCTACGATTCGGATTGTTTACGTTGGACAGGCTTCTGTGAGCAGGATGTACTTTCTCAAAGTGCCGCTAGGTGTTTGAAAGTTGCCCCCGCATTCAATATTCTTTCATAAGGGCggaaaattgtatttttcGCTAAGGTCGAATCAAACAACACCTTTGTCAAAAACATATCGAAATGCGAGGTCGATCGTCGAATCTGATTTCATGtgatcattattaattttcccATAAGCAGGTAGGACCACGTGATGTACACCGCAGAACCATTCATCTGACTcgaattttgttgaatttaacAGAAAAGCAACGACGTGGCGAGGTGAACACAATAGCACCTGCTATATACGTAATTCTCTGAGGTACAAGTTAGCCTTAGCTTCTACAATTTTGGGATATGGCCGATTTCGGCCACACAACAAGATCACTTTCACCAGTTGAATACAACCACAGCGACTCCCGAACGGCTTCGCTTTTTTTCCCTGGGAATTTCAAGGAGAACCATTCAGACAACAAGAATTTTAAAAACGGTACATGCGAAGACTGTTTAGAAGAATCGCCGAAATCTAAAGCAATTTCTACGCAAGAAAACCCTGCTTTGGAGCAGACAAAACTTAACTTCTCAAGAGAGGCGGAAAACTCAATGTTTCACGATTTTGGGACTTCGACCACATTTTGGTCGCCTGCAAACGTAGAGGATGTTTTTGTACAGTCCGCAATTCCTCAACCAGTTAACGGGATTCATTTGCAGTCTAACACTCCTGTAATAACGCAGCGAGGAAGAATGAATGGACCAAATAATATCACAACAACAATGAACCATCAGCCAAGAAGACCAGTTCCTCTTAATTCACCATTTATAACGCAGACCAAATCTGTCCCTACTATGTCCAGTTTAGGGGGATGGAATCAGCAAACACAATCCGTTTCAGGTTGGCCGTCACAACAACACAATTCCTGGGGAAATCGGCATTCAAACCACGCCATAAATGCAATAAATTTTCCACATGGACGCAGTTCTAGGCCATCTTCGTTAACGCTACCAAGTTCGTCTCGGAGAAACCACCGATCTAACCATGCACTTATGCCTCACTCAAGGTCGGCCATCTCTACACAAAGCATAACGCAAGGCCTACAAAGTCTAAGCTTATCAAGACAACCAGTGGACGGAACAATCCTAGACGATATTTCAAGCCTTGGCAACTCTCATGGCCAAAACAGTGAGCTTTCCAATTCACTCTACCCCTTCCAGGTAACGCCAAATACTCCCTGTTTTAATAGAAAATATTTCCCCCATGTCTTAATCCGCACGAAAATACATCCAATGCGACAGAAAAACTATATGgtaatttcttttgcatttcgCCCTAACCATTGAAGATTATCTTTTCATCGGTCAAATTGGGACggagaaaaaaacaccaatAATAGTCAACTACAATGTTTCAgtacttattttttttcaattttgaattttaaaaattgttagGAAAAACCTTCTATTTTGCCTTAAAAAATCGTTGCAAAATGGAGAGCTTTAAATGATGAATAGAGATTCGCAATCAATAACGTTTTCCTTCGTTCCTTGTCGACTGCATACATAAATTAATGGCGGAAAATTGTCGCAAAGGTACAGCTGCTTTTAAATTAAGAGttaataaaaaaggaaatttaagaaaaattttaaagtttcctATAGGTAACTTTTTCGTCGCTAATGCTCCTTTGTGCTAATTTCTATTTAGGACTCTATGAAATTTCCATCGTTGGAAACACGTTTGCTGGACATAATTCGTTCCCCATCGGATCCACCAGATAACTTGAGCGGTTAGTACGATCTTTTAAGTCCTAATAAAATGGTATTCACCGAAagcaaagagaagaaaaacatcaCTGACGAGGCTTTACTAGTAACTAGTTCAAAATTCAAGTTACCTCATTATTGAAAGCCAGTGTTATTTTACAGAGTCTACCGTGGTAGCCTTGGTTATACGCCAATATTTAACACACCTTTaagatcttttcactttaaTACAGCCTCTAAGGGAAATTTCCCCAACTGGCAGATATGCATTCTAGCTGCTGAACAAGTTTACAACTTAGATACAGATCTGAACATTTTGAGTCGATCGCTTTGCGTAATGGTTGGCGATTGCATGAAGTaaggaaattgaaaagaatgtttttctttgtgaatATGTCCAACCAGTCACCTGCGCCAACCGACATggctttttcaatttttaataagTTTATCAAAATGGCTTCAACCAAGAACATTTGACAGgcattcaaagaaaaaatattcatcGGCCTTACTTTCCTTCAAAAATTTCCTTTAGAAAGGTGGGCAAAATTCATAACCTTGTCAATGTAGCGAAACATGTCGCGATTCTTCGTCAACTGTACTTCATTGTGGACTGACAAATAAGTAGGACGGACTATTTAACTTTTTGTTTGGGCTGAGGAAAAACCACAGAAATGAAGGGCAGGTCCATCCTTTCGCTAAGATGTCAAATCAAATGAATACAATTGTGCATTTTTAACAGAAAAACCTATGACAGAGGCAATATCTCTATGGTCATTGTACTTTTGAAGAAAGAACGCATTTATACTTAATTCTTCCTCGCCTCGTCAGTTTGATTTTACAGTTGCTGTACCTGAAATAATTATCCGTAAATTTGAAATGACACTTTTATATGATCCCTTTTCATGTTTTCCTACAGTCACTTTCTGTCGGTTGAAATAAACAGACATTCACACAGTTTCAAAAAATACATTGCTTATCAATCCCGAAAACAAAACTGAGCAATACAGAGGCAATTTCGTGGCAAacgccagttattttcaacttctcaTTCCCAATCTGGCGCTTCGTGTCACAAGTAACTAACCAGTCgaaatattttttgcattACGGTCCGATTTTGAATTGAATTCTACCAACAATGCTTGCAAACAGgatttttgacatttcttgTTCAGTCCGACTGACGAATGATGCGTTACATGGGCTTGTTATTCCTCTTCGCGGAATAAGATTGGTTTAACACCCCAAGTAACTTCTGCTGAAATTGTTGAATTTGAATGTTTCCATCgtaaaattgtgaaaaaaataacccAACGACcataaatttcaatttcttctccTTGTGTTTACACATTTTCATTAAATGACTTGCCGGCCACACAAGAAAACACCAGTATAGCTCAAAAGCACAgtaaaccaaaagaaagatgaaaagtAATGACCTGCTCATCTTTTTCAGTAAATAGGTCAACTTGTAAAGGATTTACAGGCATAGAGAGCAGATATAACACCTGACGGTTTTGAAAACAGTAAAGATTTGCATTTTCATaattataaaaagaaaaaggatttGTAATGAGAGAAAACCTTCGAATTCGAAGCAATAGATTACGATTCCTGGTATACAAAAGGGATAACTCGACTCTCGTCCCCTTATTGAGATCAAACAACTATGCTTGGGTATGAAACAGGTTTTATGAATCTTCAGCAGAACTGAGAAAATATACACTGCAAGAAATGTTAGCATTGTTTTGGCGTGAAGCTCATTGATTATCATCAACGCTGAGATATACAAGGCAACTATGGAAAGACGAAAGCCACTTTATTGTGTCGACGAAATTCAGCAAACAATTCGCTCCGTCTCAACTAAGtcgaaaattgaaaacaaaaatggtgtttaaaatttcaaaagaaaaagatcaatAGAAAAAGATTTCTCTGCAAAGGCCAACGCGATTTCAGTCTGTACGAAAGATAGTCAAGTTTCAAAAGCATGAGATTTCAACAGGCAGAAATGCCAAGTAAAGATAGAAAAGAGATCAGAACTGCCTATTTAAAGTATGAGAGAAAAAATTGATTATCTGGCTTCGAAAATTACAGAATTTAAGAGCCGCTACATCACAAATGCAAGGCACAGTATTGAGAAGGCGTATTGTGTGGAGGCAATGACATTAGGCAAGAAAAAAGGCGAGCGAAATAATGGTAACATTTAAAATACAGCGTTGGAGtaacaaaatatatatatatatacacatatatatatatatatatatatatatatatataaacaccgGAGAACTCGTTCAAAAATTCGGGCGCGACACGATAAACATGAGGatcaaaaaaaagcaatgaatttatgtatatatataggtTGATAGATTAATACATTTAGTAAAACTGCTCGACGAAGAAAGAAACACCATCCattggcaattttcaagttcacATTGTTTAATCAGTCTTCCTGAATTTATGGCTGATACTTCGACGTGAAAATCTTATCCTTAAACTGACGAAATCCAAGTTAAAAAGTATCCACAGAAACTTGAGCGTTTCATGGATAATCAACCTGAAAATCAATGATAGTATCGCATTACAAAATCTTCctacaaaataagaaaagcatGTCATAAAGTCTTAACATTAGCTATATTTCATAGAGAAGTCCATTTGAAGGGAACATTCTAGCTCTACAGGCTATCTTCCTGGTAAAGCTACTATCAAAATTTGGCTCCTATTGTGGCCTTTTTGTCCCAAGACCGCAAGCTGAGGTTGAACTGAAGATCCCGAAACAGCTGTATGAATAATCCTTGGAAAACgtgtcaaaattaatgtttattAGAAATTGGGTTAAATGTTCCCTTTTCTGGTTGGTCGATAGAGAAATGAACAAAGAGGGTAGTAACTAAGGGCAGCAAATTTTATGGCAATGTCAGGCGATGTatttaaaaaatgcttttccaaaataatttaatgaGGTTTCCTCGTCGAATTTCCTGATACGTCAGAACATTAGGCAGGATAATAACTAGCCGAGACATTTGATGAATTTTTCACCAAAATTGGCAGAATTAATCTTTTGAGTTACTATAAAAGTAGTGAATAGAAGAAGAGATTTGTCGCATGGAGCCACAAGATAGCTCAGacaaatgtaaaattatcaGATGACCATCAACTTGGATCACCGTCGACAAAAACGCTGACTATACAACCCCACAGtgttaaaaaagaacaaaaaaaaaaaaaaagagtatatacatatataaatatataacatGTCAGTTAAGATTTTCCGGAAAATAAATTCGAAGTAGTTAAAATAAAGCACCTTCTGAATGCATTAATTTCCGAGCCGTGagaattcaatttatttttattttgttgaggAGAAATCTAAACGGTTTcgttaatttcctttttagaCAAAATTTTACGACCGAGCAATCAGCGATGTTTTTcgtgtattttattttcataacactcgttttttttccattaaacTTATGGCTCACTCAAGAGAATTTGGTGATCCATCtgtttttggaaagaaaagaaaaaaatactttaaGTAATCCTACTCAGAAAAATGGATTT contains:
- the LOC141874887 gene encoding cytoplasmic polyadenylation element-binding protein 2-like — its product is MADFGHTTRSLSPVEYNHSDSRTASLFFPGNFKENHSDNKNFKNGTCEDCLEESPKSKAISTQENPALEQTKLNFSREAENSMFHDFGTSTTFWSPANVEDVFVQSAIPQPVNGIHLQSNTPVITQRGRMNGPNNITTTMNHQPRRPVPLNSPFITQTKSVPTMSSLGGWNQQTQSVSGWPSQQHNSWGNRHSNHAINAINFPHGRSSRPSSLTLPSSSRRNHRSNHALMPHSRSAISTQSITQGLQSLSLSRQPVDGTILDDISSLGNSHGQNSELSNSLYPFQDSMKFPSLETRLLDIIRSPSDPPDNLSAFKYHLQKKGLSHAGDQIVPSIWNCSPTADLPDHIERYSRKVFVGGLPPDIDEDEIHASFCRFGSLTVDWPHKAESKSYFPPKGYAFLLYLEEQSVQKLIDACFQQDDKLYLCVSSPTIKDKPVQIRPWNLNDSDFVMDDSHPLDPRKTIFVGGVPRPLRAIELAMIMDRLYGGVCYAGIDVDPELKYPKGAGRVAFSNQQSYIAAISARFVQLQHGDIDKRVEVKPYVLDDQLCDECHGGRCAGKFAPFFCANVTCLQYYCEQCWAIIHSRAGREFHKPLVKEGADRPRTVPFRW